A window of Bradyrhizobium diazoefficiens genomic DNA:
CTCCGGCTTCGTCCGCGCGATGCAACGAAGATCGGTCAGCTCATGTTGAATAGGGGAGTGTGGTAAGGCGTTCAGATCGTGTCTAAGGACTGGATTGAGCAATCGGTCGTACCGCACTTTCAAGCCATTGGTTATTTCGGCGGTCTGTTCTTTTATGGCAGATTGTGGTGGCTGGGCCGCACTCTGTCAGGTGGGCAGGAAGTGCAATGGATTTCGGCGATGGGCCTGGGCGGACAGCGCATCTTCATCGTGCCTAGTCTCGATCTTGTGGTCACGTCGACATCGGGACTTTATACCGAGGCACGCCAAGGCGTCGCAGCGCTGAACATGCTTAGGATCGTCATCGCTGCGGTGCGGGAATAGTTCAGCTCGGCCGCCGTGCTTTATCTCGATGCCCGCATTTGGCCCATCGCCGACATCAGCGCCACTTTGTGTAACGTCGGCAAGTGCCTCACAGCCGACTTCGTGCGGACAGAAGCGGTCCATCTCGATTGGCGGCAAGACTTCAAGTGCCGGCTTGATGGAGGCGCCGCAGGCTCTTTGCAAACGTCTCAACGAGTGACCGTCGAACGCGGGACATTCCGTCTCCGCTCTTCGAGCTACGGCGCACAAGTCGCTTGCCTCTCTATGAGACCTACGCGCCCACCTCGATCATCCCCTGCAGCCGCGCCAGCTCCGCCTCGAGATCGCGCTCCACATCCGCCGCCCGGATCTCCAACACCCGATAGTCGCGCGCCCCCAGCCACGCCCGCCGCGCCGCCCGATCCGCGGCGATGGTCTCACCCTCGCCCGGATTCACCAGCTCGATTGCGATCCGGTGCGGGAAAGAGACGAAATCCGGGATGTGCCGGCCCACGGGGGTCTGCCGCTTGAACTGGCCGGCGAAGCGGCGGTCGCGGGTCAGGGCCTGCCAGAGCAGGCGCTCGGCGTCGGTCGGGTTGCGGCGGAGCAGGCGGGCGAGGCCGCGCACGGTCGCGCCGCTGTCGGGAACGCCGCCGCCCTGCCCGTGCTCGGCCAGCAGCGCACGCAGGCGCGTCGCCTGCTCGCCGTCGAGCACGCCGCCTTTGGCCGGGCCCTTGCGGCCTTCCGCGATCGCCATCACCACGCCGTGCAGGGTGTGCATGTCCTGCTTGGTCGGCTCCATCCGGGTGAAGATGTTGCGCAAGTTCACCAGCATGGTGTCGCGCTTCTCGGCGGGGCGCAAAAATTCCACCTTGTCGAGCTCGCGCACGAGATTGTCGAAGAACGCCTGCATCTGGTGCTGTGAGGCCCGCTCGGAGCGTTCCGGCATGGCGTGCGGCAGCTCGCCTGAGGTCGCCCGCTTGAACCATTCATAGCCGACCAGCAGCACCGCCTGGGCGAGATTGAGCGAGGCAAAGCCCGGATTGACCGGGAAGGTGATGATGCGGTTGGAGAGCCCGACCTCCTCGTTGGTCAGCCCCCAGCGCTCCCGGCCGAACAGGATGCCGCACCTGCCCCCGGTCGCGACATGCCCGGAGATCTCGGCCGCGGCGGCTTCCGGCCCGACCACCGGCTTGGCCTGGTCGTGGGGGCGCGCGGTGGTGGCGAACAGCAGGTCGAGATCGGCGACGGCCTCTTCCACCGTGCCAAACAATTCGGCCTTTTCCAGAATGTGGTCGGCGCCGGCGGCGGCACGCTGGGCGGCGATGTTGGGCCAGCCGTCGCGGGGGTTGACGATACGCAGCGCACCAAGCGCGAAGTTGCCCATGGCACGCGCGGCCATGCCGATGTTCTCGCCGAGCTGCGGCTCGACCAGGATCACGATGGGACCGTCGAGGGAAAGCCCCGCCTTGCTCTTGTCAGTCCCCGACATCTCGCTTCGCTTTCACTCTTCGTCTCAAGGCCTTGCCAGGACGTTCTTAAGGATCGATTCAAGCCGGCGTTTCTAGCGCCTCGGACCGGCCGGCGCTGTCCCCCGTCGTTTGCCTGTCCTGACGAAATTCTCAAGGGAAATAACGGGTTGGATTCGACTTTTGAATCTCCTCTGAAGCCTCAGGCCCAACCCTGCCGGCGGGTCGCCGCCCGCCCCTCATCCGGACAAGCTGGATGGGCTAAAAGTGCATAATCCCTTGGCTTTCGCCCGCCGCGCGGCGGTGCTAAGAGGCGCCGGATATTCACGTTGGCGCCAGCGGCGCCGTTCCCA
This region includes:
- a CDS encoding TrmJ/YjtD family RNA methyltransferase, whose product is MSGTDKSKAGLSLDGPIVILVEPQLGENIGMAARAMGNFALGALRIVNPRDGWPNIAAQRAAAGADHILEKAELFGTVEEAVADLDLLFATTARPHDQAKPVVGPEAAAAEISGHVATGGRCGILFGRERWGLTNEEVGLSNRIITFPVNPGFASLNLAQAVLLVGYEWFKRATSGELPHAMPERSERASQHQMQAFFDNLVRELDKVEFLRPAEKRDTMLVNLRNIFTRMEPTKQDMHTLHGVVMAIAEGRKGPAKGGVLDGEQATRLRALLAEHGQGGGVPDSGATVRGLARLLRRNPTDAERLLWQALTRDRRFAGQFKRQTPVGRHIPDFVSFPHRIAIELVNPGEGETIAADRAARRAWLGARDYRVLEIRAADVERDLEAELARLQGMIEVGA